From one Methylomonas paludis genomic stretch:
- a CDS encoding disulfide bond formation protein B — protein sequence MKLIKISSRLSFFLGFVVCVSLLAVGAYLQFVKQLEPCPLCISQRLAILATGLGFLLAAVHNQGRKIYAVFIALLALSGASISIRHVWLQHLPPEEVPECGPGIEYMLQNFPLAETIKLMLTGTGDCAKVDWTLLGLSIPAWTLLAFLTLAGWALYQFWNNTAK from the coding sequence ATGAAACTTATCAAAATTAGTTCACGCCTCAGTTTTTTTCTGGGCTTTGTTGTCTGTGTTTCATTATTGGCGGTTGGGGCTTATTTGCAATTTGTTAAACAATTAGAGCCCTGTCCTTTATGTATATCGCAAAGGTTGGCCATTCTGGCTACTGGACTGGGGTTTTTGCTGGCCGCTGTGCATAATCAGGGCCGCAAAATCTACGCCGTTTTCATCGCTTTGTTGGCCTTGAGTGGCGCCAGTATTTCCATTCGCCATGTCTGGTTACAGCATTTACCCCCTGAAGAAGTACCAGAATGTGGCCCTGGCATAGAATATATGTTGCAAAACTTTCCACTGGCCGAAACGATTAAACTAATGCTGACCGGCACCGGGGATTGTGCCAAAGTAGACTGGACGCTGTTGGGCTTAAGTATACCGGCATGGACTTTACTGGCTTTTCTGACGCTGGCTGGTTGGGCCTTGTACCAATTTTGGAACAATACCGCCAAATAA
- a CDS encoding primosomal protein N': MANCSAAAERCFFQVAIAIPLDRLFDYLPPSDYLAETVKPGVRVLVPFGKGRKVGLLMAICSDSAVDNTRLKAVEQILDDEPILSGPDICFLQWISHYYHYPLGEVLANALPTALRQGKPARLDSQTSYVLSELGSVTPMEQLKRAPKQQALLNLFHNHGGAISSTALSAFKPALQTLLAKGFLQPISTVPINDNPGTGTHLIANPEQQIAINTISAALGHFSVFLLEGVTGSGKTEVYMQVISAALAKGLQVLVLLPEISLTPQLELRFRQRFSAPIVTFHSKLSDKQRLGAWLSIQRGTANIMLGTRSAFFTPLAKPGLIILDEEHDTSFKQQEGLRFSARDAAIARGKHLGIPVLLGSATPSLESLFNVGRQRYQLLPLSTRAGNASEPVLQLLDIRNKKMQSGLSEQLLALIQDTLAQNQQVLLFINRRGYAPVQICHGCGWVARCRYCDANMVIHAAERRLRCHHCGSEQPLTPLCPACNTGELQALGMGTERIEQTLTQVFADKKLVRLDKDTTKRKGALEDYLQCIRDGDADIILGTQMLAKGHHFPNVTLVAILDIDSSLFSIDYRAEEKLAQLIIQVAGRAGRADMPGRVILQTRHPQHPLLLTLLNRGYRAYAQAALAERIQAQLPPYTHQALFRAEANNITAPQLFLTALSGLINRHNSQGISVFGPVSAPMARRAGQFRFQLLLQSRSRKDLHQVLDQILAGLGELKEARSIKWSLDVDPVDLY, translated from the coding sequence ATGGCTAATTGTTCTGCCGCCGCTGAACGCTGCTTTTTTCAGGTAGCAATTGCCATACCCCTGGATCGGCTGTTTGATTATTTACCACCGAGCGATTATCTAGCCGAAACGGTTAAACCGGGTGTTCGGGTTTTGGTGCCTTTTGGTAAAGGGCGAAAAGTTGGACTGTTAATGGCAATCTGTTCTGACTCAGCGGTGGATAACACTCGTTTGAAAGCAGTAGAGCAAATCCTGGATGACGAACCGATATTATCCGGCCCGGATATCTGCTTTCTGCAGTGGATCAGTCATTACTATCATTACCCGCTCGGAGAAGTGCTGGCTAACGCCTTACCTACCGCACTAAGACAGGGCAAACCAGCACGACTGGACAGCCAAACCAGCTATGTGCTGAGCGAACTGGGTAGCGTAACCCCAATGGAACAGCTTAAACGCGCCCCCAAACAACAGGCTCTTCTGAACCTGTTTCATAATCATGGCGGCGCCATCAGCAGCACGGCGTTATCGGCATTTAAACCGGCACTGCAAACTTTACTGGCCAAGGGTTTTTTACAGCCTATTAGTACTGTACCTATAAATGACAACCCAGGAACTGGTACTCATTTAATTGCCAATCCGGAACAACAGATCGCTATCAACACTATTAGTGCTGCTCTGGGGCATTTTTCAGTCTTCCTGCTAGAAGGCGTCACCGGCAGCGGTAAGACTGAAGTTTATATGCAAGTCATTTCGGCGGCGTTGGCTAAAGGCCTGCAAGTTCTGGTGCTGTTGCCGGAAATTTCTTTGACCCCACAATTAGAATTACGCTTCCGCCAGCGTTTTTCGGCACCGATTGTCACTTTTCATTCTAAATTATCTGACAAGCAAAGACTTGGCGCTTGGCTAAGTATTCAGCGCGGCACGGCCAATATTATGCTGGGCACCCGTTCCGCCTTTTTTACGCCATTGGCAAAACCCGGCTTAATTATTCTGGACGAAGAACACGATACCTCGTTTAAACAACAGGAAGGTTTGCGCTTTTCGGCCCGTGATGCCGCAATTGCCCGAGGCAAACATTTGGGCATTCCGGTGTTACTGGGGTCGGCCACACCGTCTCTGGAAAGCTTGTTTAATGTGGGGCGCCAACGTTACCAGTTACTGCCTTTATCGACTCGGGCCGGTAATGCCAGTGAGCCGGTTTTGCAATTGCTGGATATTCGTAACAAGAAAATGCAATCCGGGCTGTCTGAACAGTTACTGGCGCTTATTCAGGATACCTTGGCACAAAACCAGCAGGTATTACTTTTTATAAATCGGCGTGGTTATGCCCCGGTACAAATCTGTCATGGCTGTGGCTGGGTGGCCCGCTGCCGGTATTGTGATGCAAATATGGTGATTCATGCTGCCGAACGGCGCCTGCGCTGTCATCATTGCGGCAGCGAGCAGCCCCTGACTCCATTATGCCCAGCCTGTAACACTGGAGAATTACAGGCGCTGGGCATGGGCACGGAACGGATTGAACAAACGCTGACCCAAGTGTTTGCCGACAAAAAACTGGTGCGTTTGGATAAGGACACCACAAAACGTAAAGGCGCACTGGAGGATTATTTACAATGCATCAGGGACGGTGATGCCGATATTATTCTGGGCACGCAAATGTTGGCCAAAGGTCATCATTTTCCCAATGTGACCCTGGTTGCCATTCTGGATATTGACAGCAGCCTGTTCAGCATTGACTATCGCGCCGAGGAAAAGCTGGCGCAATTAATTATCCAGGTTGCCGGCCGTGCCGGTCGCGCCGATATGCCCGGTCGAGTTATCTTACAAACTCGGCATCCGCAACACCCCTTGCTGCTTACTTTACTGAACCGCGGTTACCGGGCCTATGCCCAAGCAGCCTTGGCCGAGCGCATCCAGGCGCAATTGCCACCTTATACCCATCAGGCCTTATTTCGCGCCGAGGCCAATAATATCACCGCCCCCCAACTGTTTTTAACGGCATTGTCCGGGCTGATCAATCGTCATAATAGCCAGGGTATCAGTGTTTTCGGGCCGGTGAGTGCACCTATGGCACGAAGGGCGGGCCAATTCCGCTTCCAGTTGTTACTGCAAAGTCGGTCACGTAAAGATTTACATCAGGTTTTGGATCAAATTTTAGCCGGACTTGGTGAACTCAAAGAAGCTCGCAGCATAAAGTGGTCGCTGGATGTTGATCCGGTTGATTTGTATTAA
- a CDS encoding NAD-binding protein, giving the protein MLTKLIIYFAYFLKSSPKYRNTKLFFYNILENKLSRRKAHFDILMVGLIVLSIMFILYDVEHTASVMTGYFEQAIIVIFACEYLLRLWVYSDTHIIILEEHDKSLYLNIKFSFFQALKKAVFKKFEYILSPFAIIDLLAILPSYRQLRILRIFLIFRLFKLLRYSNSTKLFSDILASKRFELLTLLIFTCLLVFIASVSVYIFEYPDPNSNIKSLFDAFYWAIVTMATVGYGDVIPHTTGGKLAAILLILPSLGVLSFFTSLLISAFNEKLPELRESRVFAELEHYKNFIIICGYGRVGQEIAKQLSNDKQKFIIIDKTEYHVEMARKQNFLAIQNDASNNEVLLSAGICRGASTVLCTTGDDVTNVYVTLTSRHLNKNIRIISRTDRLENVNKLYQAGANHVIRPFEIAGMLAAEYLGQPVAFEAISGILQNQTEIAMETILVSEGSALDNRQIMQLALAQNKLTLLGVISANPIHLKHKNKYQVKEQHFYFNPDPEFILRYGDILVVFGRKYSVDHFRDQTEQNRLLSRKSL; this is encoded by the coding sequence ATGCTGACCAAACTCATCATTTATTTTGCTTATTTTTTAAAGTCTTCACCCAAGTATAGAAACACCAAGCTTTTTTTTTATAATATATTGGAAAATAAGCTCAGTAGGCGGAAAGCCCATTTTGATATATTGATGGTCGGTTTAATCGTGCTCAGCATCATGTTCATTTTATATGATGTTGAGCACACCGCCAGTGTCATGACCGGCTACTTTGAACAGGCTATTATCGTAATCTTTGCCTGCGAATATCTGTTACGCCTGTGGGTATATTCTGACACCCACATTATTATCCTTGAAGAACATGATAAATCGCTGTATCTGAATATTAAGTTCAGTTTTTTTCAAGCCTTGAAAAAAGCCGTATTCAAAAAATTTGAATACATCCTATCGCCATTTGCGATTATTGATTTACTAGCCATATTACCCAGCTATCGGCAATTAAGAATTTTACGGATTTTTTTGATATTCCGATTATTTAAACTACTCAGATACTCCAACAGCACTAAATTATTCTCGGACATTCTGGCCAGCAAACGTTTTGAATTGTTAACGCTGTTGATATTTACCTGTCTTTTAGTATTTATTGCCAGTGTTTCGGTTTATATATTTGAATACCCTGATCCGAACAGTAATATTAAAAGCCTGTTTGATGCGTTTTACTGGGCTATTGTCACCATGGCCACCGTCGGTTACGGTGATGTGATTCCGCATACCACTGGCGGTAAGCTGGCTGCCATATTGTTGATCTTACCCAGCTTGGGGGTATTGTCATTTTTTACTTCATTACTGATCTCTGCTTTTAACGAAAAGCTCCCCGAGCTAAGAGAAAGCCGGGTGTTTGCAGAACTGGAACATTATAAAAATTTTATTATTATCTGCGGCTATGGCCGGGTTGGTCAGGAGATTGCCAAACAATTAAGTAATGATAAACAGAAATTTATTATCATAGACAAGACTGAATATCATGTGGAAATGGCCCGTAAACAGAATTTCTTAGCCATCCAAAATGATGCCAGTAACAATGAGGTGTTACTGAGTGCCGGTATTTGCCGGGGAGCCTCAACGGTGTTGTGTACTACGGGTGATGATGTGACCAATGTGTATGTGACCTTGACTAGTCGCCATCTTAATAAGAATATACGCATAATTTCCAGAACTGACCGACTGGAAAACGTTAACAAGCTTTATCAGGCCGGTGCTAATCATGTGATCCGGCCATTTGAAATTGCCGGTATGCTGGCTGCCGAGTATCTGGGTCAACCCGTGGCTTTTGAGGCGATATCCGGCATATTGCAAAATCAGACAGAAATAGCCATGGAAACCATTTTAGTCAGCGAAGGCTCAGCGCTGGATAATCGGCAAATCATGCAACTGGCATTGGCCCAAAACAAATTGACACTGTTGGGCGTTATCAGCGCCAACCCCATTCATTTAAAGCACAAAAACAAATATCAGGTTAAGGAACAGCATTTTTACTTTAACCCTGACCCAGAGTTTATTCTGCGATATGGTGACATTTTAGTGGTATTTGGTCGAAAATACAGCGTTGATCATTTCCGCGATCAAACCGAACAGAATCGTTTGTTAAGCAGGAAAAGCCTATGA
- a CDS encoding potassium channel family protein, giving the protein MKHVAVFGYNRLSFEAINRLDKNLYQIIVIDQHPAQLELARENGLATADIDFRSDDDLISIGIGTSIDTILCFFDEDSDNVFLTLSARALDKQLNIICIVERAESAEKLMAAGANKIIDPYEICGRKIHDMLKRPDLTDIFDHTVFGQHDLHLAEVTVPPYSYLLNSTASYLQLSAQYNLIMIGLVSKQFSNKLHFVAEDFDQRISAGDILVILGPSRAIRAFKKDVEHETYQN; this is encoded by the coding sequence ATGAAACATGTGGCCGTTTTCGGTTATAACCGCTTATCTTTTGAGGCGATCAATCGCCTGGATAAAAACCTTTATCAAATCATCGTCATCGACCAGCATCCGGCACAGTTGGAACTGGCACGCGAAAATGGTTTGGCCACTGCCGACATCGATTTTCGTAGCGATGACGATTTGATATCCATCGGCATCGGCACCAGTATTGACACCATACTTTGCTTCTTTGACGAAGATTCCGACAATGTGTTTCTTACCCTTTCCGCACGGGCCCTGGATAAACAACTTAATATTATTTGCATCGTGGAACGGGCAGAATCTGCCGAAAAACTCATGGCAGCCGGAGCCAATAAAATTATCGACCCCTATGAAATTTGCGGACGCAAGATCCATGATATGTTGAAAAGACCGGATCTTACCGATATTTTTGACCATACCGTATTCGGTCAACATGATTTGCATCTGGCCGAAGTGACTGTTCCACCCTACAGTTATCTACTGAACAGTACTGCCAGCTACTTGCAGTTAAGCGCTCAATATAATTTGATTATGATAGGTCTGGTCAGCAAACAGTTCAGCAATAAGCTACACTTTGTGGCTGAAGATTTCGATCAGCGTATCAGTGCCGGCGATATTCTGGTCATTTTGGGGCCCTCACGGGCAATTAGAGCATTTAAAAAAGATGTTGAACATGAAACTTATCAAAATTAG
- a CDS encoding SDR family oxidoreductase: protein MSMKKRTVLVSGASSGIGRAIAEKLLNQGHHVIGICRDSGQFQHPLPNFTGMELDFSRLADIPSFAKQLQQAVPELDSVIFAAGYGQFGHLEQFSYQQIENLLTVNFTAQVFLTRALLPKLKQKPQSNLIYIGSEAALKGSRNGTIYCATKFALRGFSQALRDECGKSTVRVSLINPGMVDTGFFDTLDFRPGQQAWQALQADDIADAASYILQAGVHCVIDEINLNPPNRVIEFKK from the coding sequence ATGTCTATGAAAAAACGCACTGTCTTGGTCAGCGGCGCCAGCTCCGGAATAGGCCGGGCCATTGCCGAAAAACTGTTAAACCAGGGCCATCACGTGATCGGCATTTGCCGGGATAGTGGTCAATTTCAGCATCCCCTGCCTAATTTTACCGGCATGGAACTGGATTTCAGCCGCCTGGCTGATATTCCGAGTTTTGCCAAACAGCTACAGCAGGCCGTACCAGAATTGGATAGTGTGATCTTTGCCGCCGGTTATGGTCAGTTTGGTCATCTTGAACAATTTTCTTATCAGCAGATAGAAAACTTATTAACAGTCAATTTTACGGCCCAGGTTTTTTTGACTCGGGCACTATTACCCAAATTAAAACAAAAACCGCAGAGTAATTTGATTTATATCGGTTCAGAAGCTGCACTCAAAGGCAGCCGAAATGGTACTATCTACTGCGCGACTAAGTTTGCCCTGCGGGGTTTTAGCCAGGCTTTGCGGGATGAATGCGGTAAATCGACAGTGCGGGTTTCTCTTATTAACCCCGGCATGGTGGATACCGGTTTTTTCGATACGCTGGACTTCCGCCCAGGCCAACAAGCCTGGCAAGCACTCCAGGCTGATGATATTGCCGATGCCGCCAGCTATATTCTGCAAGCTGGTGTACATTGCGTGATAGACGAAATCAATCTGAATCCACCCAATAGAGTCATCGAGTTCAAAAAATAA
- a CDS encoding DUF4194 domain-containing protein, which translates to MHTEPAESLAGAPADLSVVVINLLKGVIHQENDNQLWQALFQLQSRVRDYLAVLGLELILDEAEGYAFLRARQQNEADDVPKLPRLIARRPLSFPVSLLLALLRKKLAEFDALGGDTRLVLSRDEIVDLVRVFLPDSSNEARLIDQIETHINKIVELGFLRRLTPKSTAHNAAYEVKRILKAYIDALWLAELDERLAAYQAQLSSNPGVADHD; encoded by the coding sequence ATGCATACAGAACCCGCAGAATCACTAGCCGGTGCTCCGGCGGATTTATCGGTAGTGGTCATCAATTTGTTGAAAGGTGTGATACATCAGGAAAATGATAATCAGCTCTGGCAAGCCCTGTTCCAACTGCAATCCCGAGTGCGGGATTATTTAGCGGTGCTGGGACTGGAATTAATTCTGGATGAAGCCGAAGGTTACGCCTTTTTACGCGCCCGTCAGCAAAACGAAGCCGATGATGTGCCGAAACTGCCGCGCTTGATTGCCCGGCGGCCCTTATCGTTTCCGGTTAGTCTGTTATTGGCGCTGTTGCGTAAAAAACTGGCTGAATTCGATGCCTTGGGCGGCGATACCCGCTTGGTATTAAGCCGTGATGAAATCGTGGATCTGGTGCGGGTGTTCCTGCCGGACAGCAGTAATGAAGCCAGGCTGATCGATCAAATTGAAACGCATATCAATAAAATTGTGGAATTGGGCTTTTTACGCCGGCTCACTCCAAAATCAACGGCGCACAACGCCGCTTATGAAGTAAAGCGTATTTTAAAAGCCTATATTGATGCGCTCTGGCTGGCGGAACTGGATGAGCGTTTAGCCGCCTATCAGGCCCAATTAAGCAGCAACCCCGGAGTGGCTGATCATGATTAG
- a CDS encoding DUF3375 domain-containing protein, with protein sequence MSLDYASLNALRSHHPAWRLLRSDHAPLVAGFLHRVFITPNLRVIAAADLIEALEDELYVLRDQFAENLFPKPAQEYLNEWAHPDKGWLRKFYRQDSDEVQFDLTPAAEKAIVWLDSLTERHFVGTESRLLTLFALLKQISEYSEADPQKRIAELQQKRQEIDREIARVQAGDVPVLDDTALKDRFQQFTQIARELLSDFREVEHNFRLLDRRVRERIALWEGGKGALLAEIMGEHDAIGDSDQGRSFRAFWDFLLSGRRQEELSGLLEQVLGLPAVRELQPDARLRRIHYDWLEAGEHTQRTVAQLSQQLRRFLDDKAWLENRRIMDILRGIETKALALRDTPPGGELMTVADTVPQFDLPLERPLYSPAIKPQISDIRIENGEDSLDASALYAQIYIDKAQLAKHVRQSLQNRTQISLKELIERAPLQQGLAELISYLQLGGESFNTLVVEDSREQIVWTLVDADRQIHHKRVTMPRVIFLRKA encoded by the coding sequence ATGAGTCTGGATTATGCTTCTCTCAACGCCTTGCGCAGCCATCATCCGGCCTGGCGTTTATTGCGCTCAGATCATGCCCCGTTGGTGGCCGGTTTTCTGCATAGAGTGTTTATTACACCTAATTTACGTGTTATCGCAGCAGCGGATTTGATCGAAGCGTTGGAGGATGAGTTATATGTGTTACGCGATCAGTTTGCCGAGAATTTATTTCCAAAACCGGCTCAGGAATATTTGAACGAATGGGCGCATCCGGACAAAGGCTGGTTGCGTAAATTTTACCGACAGGATTCCGATGAAGTCCAATTCGATTTGACCCCGGCAGCCGAAAAAGCCATCGTTTGGTTGGACAGTTTGACTGAACGCCATTTTGTTGGCACCGAATCACGATTGTTAACCCTGTTTGCGCTGTTAAAACAAATCAGCGAGTACAGTGAAGCCGACCCGCAAAAGCGTATTGCCGAATTGCAACAAAAGCGGCAGGAAATAGATCGGGAAATAGCCAGAGTCCAGGCAGGAGATGTACCCGTACTGGATGATACTGCTTTGAAAGACCGCTTCCAGCAATTTACCCAAATCGCCCGTGAACTGCTAAGCGATTTTCGCGAAGTTGAGCATAATTTCCGCCTATTGGATAGGCGGGTGCGGGAAAGGATTGCGCTGTGGGAAGGCGGTAAAGGCGCCTTACTGGCGGAAATCATGGGGGAACACGATGCCATAGGTGATTCTGATCAAGGTCGCAGTTTCCGGGCATTTTGGGATTTTCTACTGTCCGGCCGCAGACAGGAAGAACTTAGCGGCTTATTGGAACAGGTACTGGGCCTGCCCGCCGTCCGGGAGTTGCAGCCCGATGCCCGATTACGTCGGATACATTACGACTGGCTGGAAGCCGGCGAACATACTCAGCGTACAGTTGCGCAATTATCTCAGCAATTACGGCGTTTTCTGGACGACAAGGCCTGGCTGGAGAATCGCCGCATTATGGATATCTTGCGCGGTATTGAGACTAAGGCACTGGCTTTGCGCGATACCCCGCCAGGCGGCGAGCTCATGACGGTAGCCGATACGGTACCGCAATTTGACTTACCACTGGAAAGACCTTTATATAGTCCGGCCATAAAACCGCAGATAAGTGATATTCGCATCGAAAACGGTGAAGACAGTCTGGATGCCAGTGCTTTATATGCGCAAATCTACATTGATAAAGCTCAGTTGGCCAAACATGTACGGCAAAGCTTGCAAAACAGAACCCAGATCAGCCTGAAAGAACTGATCGAACGCGCGCCATTACAACAAGGTCTGGCAGAATTAATCAGTTATTTGCAATTGGGCGGCGAGAGTTTTAATACTCTGGTGGTAGAAGACAGCCGCGAACAAATAGTCTGGACGCTGGTGGATGCCGACCGGCAAATCCACCATAAGCGCGTCACTATGCCCAGAGTGATTTTTTTAAGGAAAGCCTAA
- a CDS encoding SPL family radical SAM protein — MIDTLYIETAVQDHPRVTQIRRRFPNARVIFCDRYGEVFNPKAQNFRIQKQQPALILAEKYQKFVLPAPSGYGIGGNHNFYFSHMLNCLYDCRYCFLQGMYQSANYVLFVNYEDFQQQIRQMCLDQPDQDLYFFSGYDCDSLAFEPVSDFAAQFLPVFAELPNAWLELRTKSTQIRSLLQRPVLPRCVIAFSLSPDSVADKVEAKAPSLGKRLEAAAKLQQQGWQIGLRFDPLIYQYNYQQIYQALFEQVFQLIDPDKLHSVSLGVFRLPEQYFKKMHKLYTDEKLFASPLQTTNGMVSYRSDLEQAMLKDCSRMLLDYIPQSRFFPCL, encoded by the coding sequence ATGATAGACACTCTATATATTGAAACAGCCGTACAGGATCATCCGCGCGTGACGCAAATCCGGCGGCGCTTTCCGAATGCCAGGGTCATTTTCTGTGATCGTTACGGCGAAGTGTTTAATCCCAAAGCACAAAACTTTCGCATACAAAAACAGCAGCCCGCGCTGATATTGGCGGAGAAATATCAAAAATTTGTGTTACCAGCTCCAAGCGGATACGGCATAGGCGGCAACCACAATTTTTATTTTTCGCACATGCTTAATTGTTTGTACGATTGCCGGTACTGCTTTTTGCAAGGCATGTATCAATCGGCCAATTATGTGCTGTTTGTCAATTATGAAGATTTTCAACAACAGATCCGGCAAATGTGTCTGGATCAGCCTGACCAAGATCTGTATTTTTTTTCCGGCTATGACTGCGATAGTCTGGCTTTTGAGCCGGTCAGCGATTTTGCCGCACAGTTTTTACCGGTTTTTGCAGAACTGCCCAATGCCTGGCTGGAATTACGGACCAAAAGTACACAAATCCGCAGTCTGTTACAACGTCCAGTGTTACCTCGTTGTGTAATCGCTTTCAGTCTGTCTCCGGACAGTGTTGCCGATAAGGTGGAAGCCAAGGCCCCGTCACTCGGCAAACGCCTGGAAGCAGCCGCCAAACTGCAACAACAAGGTTGGCAGATCGGTTTACGCTTTGACCCTTTAATTTATCAGTATAACTACCAGCAAATTTATCAGGCTCTGTTTGAGCAGGTGTTTCAATTGATAGATCCCGACAAGCTACATTCGGTAAGCTTGGGCGTATTCAGGCTACCAGAGCAATATTTTAAGAAAATGCATAAACTCTATACTGATGAAAAACTGTTCGCCAGCCCATTACAAACCACTAACGGTATGGTTTCCTACCGCAGTGATCTGGAACAGGCTATGCTGAAGGACTGTAGCCGTATGCTGCTGGATTACATCCCTCAATCCAGATTTTTTCCATGTCTATGA
- the ribF gene encoding bifunctional riboflavin kinase/FAD synthetase, protein MRLIRGVNQLKPLSSGCLLTIGNFDGLHLGHRLVIEKLAEHGKRLNLPTVVMIFEPQPLEYFLGDHAPSRLTRLREKVIQFAKLPIDKLLVVPFNRTLADYDAEQFIRDILVERLRVKYLVVGDDFHFGKARRGNFDLLFHQGLEYGFQVENTMSLELAGLRISSTLIRDALMAGNLEQARTMLGRDYSVCGRVAHGDKRGRQLGFPTANVQMFRKNTPVAGVFAVTMTGLDGNEYQGVANVGTRPTMTGDTQAVLETHLFDFNADIYGRYVEIHFKQKIRDEVRFASLSALQAQIEKDVAISREILSLSLPQA, encoded by the coding sequence ATGCGTTTAATCAGGGGTGTAAATCAATTAAAGCCGTTAAGCAGTGGTTGCTTGCTGACCATCGGCAATTTCGACGGGCTGCACTTGGGGCACCGTTTGGTTATCGAAAAACTTGCCGAGCACGGCAAACGCTTAAATCTGCCGACTGTGGTCATGATATTTGAACCGCAGCCTTTGGAATATTTTCTGGGTGATCATGCACCATCGCGTCTGACCCGTTTACGTGAAAAAGTCATACAATTCGCCAAACTACCCATCGATAAATTATTGGTGGTACCGTTTAACCGTACTTTAGCAGATTATGATGCCGAACAATTTATCCGTGATATTCTGGTAGAGCGGCTGCGAGTAAAGTATCTGGTGGTAGGTGATGATTTTCATTTTGGCAAAGCCAGACGCGGCAATTTTGATTTACTATTTCACCAGGGACTGGAATACGGTTTTCAGGTGGAAAATACCATGTCTCTGGAATTGGCCGGCCTGCGTATCAGCAGCACATTGATCCGAGATGCACTTATGGCCGGAAATCTGGAACAGGCACGCACCATGTTAGGCCGGGATTATTCAGTTTGTGGCCGGGTTGCCCACGGCGATAAACGCGGCAGACAATTGGGTTTCCCCACCGCCAATGTGCAGATGTTTCGCAAGAACACCCCGGTAGCGGGTGTGTTTGCCGTGACCATGACTGGTTTGGATGGCAATGAATACCAGGGAGTGGCCAATGTCGGCACCCGGCCCACCATGACCGGCGATACCCAAGCCGTATTGGAAACCCACTTATTCGATTTTAATGCAGATATATACGGTCGCTATGTAGAAATTCATTTCAAACAGAAAATCCGCGATGAAGTGCGGTTTGCCTCACTCTCGGCCTTGCAGGCACAAATTGAAAAAGATGTGGCGATTAGTCGGGAGATTTTGAGTTTGAGCTTGCCACAGGCCTGA